The following are encoded in a window of Amycolatopsis lexingtonensis genomic DNA:
- a CDS encoding VIT1/CCC1 transporter family protein yields MAEIDDGELDPHGAEPHGDVGGKLNWLRAGVLGANDGIVSVAGLVVGVAGATADRTTILTAGIAGLVAGAFSMAGGEYVSVSTQRDTEHAMLRLEKHELRTMPEAEEQELAGIYEGKGLSPELARQVARELTEKDAFQAHAEAELGIDPDNLTSPWQAAWASLAAFSVGALLPLLAIVWTGVSLRVWACAAAAVIGLTLTGWISARLGNAKEGRAILRNAGVGALTMVVTYFVGVLFGVTVG; encoded by the coding sequence ATGGCGGAGATCGATGACGGCGAGCTGGATCCCCACGGTGCCGAGCCGCACGGTGACGTCGGTGGGAAGCTGAACTGGTTGCGGGCCGGGGTGCTCGGGGCGAATGACGGGATCGTGTCGGTGGCGGGGCTCGTCGTCGGCGTGGCCGGTGCGACGGCCGACCGCACCACGATCCTCACGGCCGGCATCGCCGGGCTGGTCGCCGGGGCGTTTTCCATGGCGGGTGGCGAATACGTTTCGGTGAGCACTCAGCGCGACACCGAACACGCTATGCTCCGGCTGGAAAAGCACGAGCTGAGGACCATGCCGGAGGCCGAGGAGCAGGAGCTGGCCGGCATCTACGAAGGTAAGGGCCTTTCTCCGGAGCTGGCCCGGCAGGTCGCCCGCGAACTGACCGAAAAGGACGCCTTCCAGGCGCACGCGGAGGCCGAGCTGGGCATCGATCCGGACAACCTGACCAGTCCGTGGCAGGCGGCGTGGGCATCGCTGGCGGCGTTTTCGGTCGGCGCGCTGCTGCCGTTGCTCGCCATCGTCTGGACCGGTGTCTCCCTCCGGGTGTGGGCCTGTGCCGCCGCGGCCGTCATCGGCTTGACGCTGACCGGGTGGATCAGTGCAAGGCTCGGCAACGCGAAGGAGGGCCGCGCGATCCTGCGCAACGCCGGCGTCGGTGCCCTCACCATGGTCGTGACGTACTTCGTCGGCGTCCTGTTCGGAGTCACCGTCGGCTGA
- a CDS encoding DoxX family protein codes for MLRLDPAREHVVGLYRIAIGFLFACHGLKSLFGLFGANAATPVAQWPGWWAAAIQLVCGGLVLIGVATRPAAVLGSGSMAYAYFTAHSPHGLWPIQNGGEAAALFCWALLLVAFVGPGRFALSRLWSRPEAGNAPKLGSQPPVTAARSAGDRVTGADS; via the coding sequence ATGCTGCGTCTCGACCCAGCTCGCGAACACGTCGTCGGGTTGTACCGGATCGCAATCGGTTTCTTGTTCGCCTGCCACGGCTTGAAAAGCCTGTTCGGCTTGTTCGGTGCGAACGCGGCGACTCCGGTCGCGCAGTGGCCCGGCTGGTGGGCCGCGGCGATCCAGCTGGTGTGCGGTGGACTGGTCCTGATCGGGGTAGCCACTCGTCCGGCCGCCGTTCTGGGTTCGGGTTCGATGGCTTATGCGTATTTCACCGCGCATTCACCACACGGGTTGTGGCCGATCCAGAACGGCGGGGAGGCCGCGGCGTTGTTCTGCTGGGCTCTGCTGCTCGTCGCCTTCGTCGGCCCGGGCCGCTTCGCGTTGAGTCGCCTGTGGAGCCGACCGGAAGCCGGTAACGCGCCGAAGCTCGGCTCGCAGCCGCCCGTCACCGCAGCCAGGTCGGCCGGTGACCGGGTCACCGGCGCCGATTCGTGA
- a CDS encoding ThiF family adenylyltransferase: MRTVSAWGEGVQGDLARLRVLVVGAVGLDLAIRLVQAGIQNVASMDFDTVEKLNLDRLITATRQDARLVRSKKDSTSACANRLGSRSPSTTTSSSAA, from the coding sequence ATCCGGACGGTGTCCGCGTGGGGCGAGGGCGTTCAGGGCGATCTCGCGCGCCTGCGCGTCCTCGTCGTCGGCGCCGTCGGGCTCGACCTCGCGATCCGCCTTGTCCAGGCGGGCATTCAGAACGTCGCGTCAATGGACTTCGACACGGTCGAGAAGCTCAACCTCGACCGCCTGATCACGGCGACGCGGCAAGACGCCCGCCTGGTCCGAAGCAAGAAGGATTCGACCTCAGCCTGTGCGAACCGGCTGGGGAGCAGATCGCCCTCGACTACGACGTCATCTTCAGCTGCGTAG
- a CDS encoding universal stress protein — MATAFEAAASRHADLVVVHAWLWFTSDSAYAHARRYIPALEDLELRARASLAERLDRGREKYPGVAVRCLPEYSADAQLPVVGSQGQRGFAGMVPGPISQALLYHATCPLLVVRPAAADSS, encoded by the coding sequence ATCGCCACGGCCTTCGAGGCGGCGGCGTCACGGCACGCGGACCTCGTCGTGGTGCACGCGTGGCTGTGGTTCACCTCCGACAGCGCCTACGCCCACGCCCGGCGGTACATCCCGGCGTTGGAAGACCTCGAGCTCCGCGCGCGTGCGTCGCTGGCCGAGCGGCTCGACCGCGGCCGGGAGAAATATCCCGGCGTCGCGGTGCGGTGCCTGCCGGAGTACTCGGCGGACGCGCAGCTGCCGGTGGTCGGCAGTCAGGGGCAGCGGGGCTTCGCCGGGATGGTGCCGGGGCCGATCAGCCAGGCCCTGCTCTACCACGCGACCTGTCCGTTGCTCGTGGTACGGCCCGCGGCCGCGGACTCGTCGTGA
- a CDS encoding slipin family protein has translation MNGWVIAAIVVVVLLLLGLSIRIVKQYEKGVLFRLGRVVGVREPGLRLIIPVVDVLRRVSLRIVTMPIQSQGIITRDNVSVDVSAVAYFRVVDATKSVVAIENVYAAIDQIAQTTLRKVVGQHTLDETLSETDAINSDIRQILDVTTTEWGVEVTLVELKDIQLPESMKRAMAKQAEAEREKRAKIINAEGEARAAAALGDASDTMMAHPLALQLRNLQSLVEIGVDKNTTVVFPAPLMSTIGELGTFLAREAASATAAVPVQANGASVPTSA, from the coding sequence ATGAATGGCTGGGTCATCGCCGCGATCGTTGTGGTCGTGCTGCTTCTGCTGGGTTTGTCGATCAGGATCGTGAAGCAGTACGAGAAGGGGGTGTTGTTCCGGCTGGGCCGGGTCGTCGGGGTGCGTGAGCCGGGGTTGCGGTTGATCATCCCGGTCGTCGATGTGCTGCGGCGGGTGTCGCTGCGGATCGTGACGATGCCGATCCAGTCGCAGGGCATCATCACCCGCGACAACGTCAGCGTGGACGTTTCGGCGGTGGCGTACTTCCGGGTGGTGGACGCGACGAAGTCGGTGGTCGCGATCGAGAACGTGTATGCGGCGATCGACCAGATCGCGCAGACGACGTTGCGGAAGGTCGTCGGGCAGCACACCCTCGACGAGACACTGTCCGAAACGGACGCCATCAACTCCGACATCCGCCAGATCCTCGACGTCACCACGACCGAGTGGGGCGTGGAGGTCACGTTGGTGGAGCTGAAGGACATCCAGCTGCCGGAGTCGATGAAGCGCGCGATGGCCAAGCAGGCCGAGGCCGAGCGGGAGAAGCGAGCCAAGATCATCAACGCCGAAGGCGAGGCCCGGGCCGCGGCGGCGCTGGGTGATGCGTCGGACACGATGATGGCGCATCCGCTGGCGTTGCAGCTGCGGAACCTGCAGAGCCTGGTGGAGATCGGCGTGGACAAGAACACGACCGTCGTGTTCCCGGCGCCGTTGATGAGCACGATCGGCGAGCTCGGGACGTTCCTGGCGCGCGAGGCCGCGTCGGCCACCGCCGCGGTTCCGGTCCAGGCCAACGGCGCATCGGTCCCGACCTCGGCATGA
- a CDS encoding DUF6307 family protein — METVYVSRYEQRVKLVEDVVKDNSPLSAEEARALAIRLLRTLEEIPEKVR, encoded by the coding sequence ATGGAAACCGTTTATGTGTCCCGCTACGAGCAGCGCGTGAAGCTCGTCGAGGACGTGGTGAAGGACAATTCGCCCTTGTCGGCCGAAGAAGCGCGCGCGCTGGCCATCCGGCTGCTGCGGACGCTCGAGGAGATTCCCGAAAAGGTCCGCTGA
- a CDS encoding DUF5994 family protein, which produces MKTRSEHRTSRLSVKPAGSPAGFVDGAWWPRTPDLAAELPDLLAALAGRLGDAERVTYNLTAWEPPGRRLTIGGRLVRLEGFRSQHPATLTVIGPGGRRRLTLLTVPPGTEAGIAGQVLRTASEPGNVETPEALLGADGMAFARQRWEAEGGRLRAPA; this is translated from the coding sequence GTGAAGACGAGGTCGGAGCATCGGACGTCGCGGCTGTCGGTGAAGCCGGCCGGTTCTCCCGCCGGTTTCGTGGACGGCGCCTGGTGGCCGCGGACGCCCGACCTGGCCGCCGAGCTGCCGGACCTGCTCGCCGCCCTGGCCGGCCGGCTGGGCGACGCCGAGCGGGTCACCTACAACCTCACGGCCTGGGAACCGCCGGGACGCCGGCTGACCATCGGGGGCCGGTTGGTGCGCCTGGAAGGGTTCCGCTCGCAGCACCCGGCCACCCTGACGGTGATCGGGCCCGGCGGCCGGCGGCGGCTCACGCTGCTGACGGTGCCGCCCGGGACGGAAGCCGGGATCGCCGGGCAGGTGCTGAGGACGGCCTCGGAGCCGGGCAACGTCGAGACCCCCGAGGCACTGCTGGGTGCCGACGGCATGGCGTTCGCGCGGCAGCGGTGGGAAGCGGAAGGCGGCCGCCTGCGGGCACCGGCCTGA
- a CDS encoding fatty acid desaturase family protein: MDSVASSTQRESGPRQGSEYAELPDIIKEAGLLRRRPVRYAVKGSLTLLAFTGAWVAFALLGDTWWQLFTAAFLAVACTQIAFLGHDAGHKQIFPRRRANAALAFTSRQSRAKRGFPGWMAKYQAFRWVEATLLATHIVGYLTAVFLVLSPGKALVFIAVHQGLWGLYMGCSFAPNHKGMLTLTEGHPLDFLREQVLTSHNVTGGRWVDFAFGGLNFQIEHHLFPGMPRPTLRRAQPLVQAFCVSRGINYSEGGLLVSYGQILRYLHEVGAPLRADDARKKGRAASQ, encoded by the coding sequence ATGGACTCTGTCGCGTCTTCGACTCAGCGGGAGTCGGGCCCGAGGCAGGGAAGCGAATACGCTGAACTACCGGACATCATCAAGGAAGCCGGGCTGCTGAGACGCCGTCCGGTGCGCTACGCGGTGAAGGGCAGCCTGACGTTGCTGGCCTTCACCGGCGCCTGGGTGGCTTTCGCTCTGCTGGGTGACACCTGGTGGCAGTTGTTCACCGCGGCGTTCCTGGCCGTTGCGTGCACGCAGATCGCGTTCCTGGGGCATGATGCCGGGCACAAGCAGATCTTCCCCCGCCGCCGGGCGAACGCCGCACTGGCGTTCACCTCGCGGCAAAGCCGCGCGAAGCGGGGTTTCCCGGGCTGGATGGCGAAGTACCAGGCGTTCCGGTGGGTGGAGGCAACCCTGCTGGCGACGCACATCGTCGGCTACCTGACCGCGGTTTTCCTGGTCCTTTCGCCCGGTAAGGCGTTGGTGTTCATCGCGGTGCACCAGGGGCTGTGGGGTCTGTACATGGGGTGTTCCTTCGCCCCGAATCACAAGGGCATGCTGACGTTGACCGAGGGGCACCCTCTGGACTTCCTGCGCGAGCAGGTCCTCACCTCCCACAACGTGACCGGTGGCCGCTGGGTCGACTTCGCGTTCGGCGGGCTGAACTTCCAGATCGAGCACCATCTGTTCCCCGGCATGCCGCGGCCCACGCTGCGCCGCGCCCAGCCGCTCGTGCAGGCGTTCTGCGTCAGCCGGGGGATCAACTACAGCGAGGGCGGCCTGCTGGTGTCCTACGGCCAGATCCTGCGCTACCTACACGAGGTCGGCGCACCCCTGCGCGCCGACGACGCGCGGAAGAAAGGCCGTGCGGCAAGTCAGTGA
- a CDS encoding ANTAR domain-containing protein, translating into MGIDNDSNAVALERDQLRDALDTQPVIEQAKGMFMLIHGWSTDEAFTALREISQHANVKLRDVATVVDAAGSRVEPNLPDLARTILDDQAWTHALFTQR; encoded by the coding sequence ATGGGGATTGACAACGACTCGAACGCCGTCGCGCTTGAGCGCGACCAGCTCAGGGACGCGCTGGACACCCAGCCCGTCATCGAACAAGCCAAAGGCATGTTCATGCTGATCCACGGTTGGAGCACCGACGAGGCGTTCACCGCCTTGCGCGAGATCTCCCAGCACGCCAACGTCAAGCTGCGCGACGTCGCCACTGTCGTCGACGCGGCCGGCAGCCGCGTCGAACCGAACCTGCCCGACCTGGCACGAACGATCCTCGACGACCAGGCCTGGACGCACGCACTCTTCACCCAGCGGTGA
- a CDS encoding GNAT family N-acetyltransferase, with protein sequence MIGDQAGGAVRSGARREFGELIPLRPSSGQPATCLRGHWLNLDLYDKLAPYSHRYRLHATLCEVFRSDEACNPSKRRLAEWAHLDVTSPRAFDPAFGDGLLLIVRAPPPGTLASQIDLHLDRAQFATTTLSICVPCRAATLDYVHVAAGYRLLGYGGTLVAAAVARAPGYRWTAPLPDGPVAQSFRARIAMRRAEPPCIHRGDGDVRR encoded by the coding sequence ATGATCGGCGATCAAGCCGGCGGCGCGGTCCGATCGGGCGCGCGCCGGGAGTTCGGCGAGCTGATTCCGCTTCGGCCATCGTCCGGCCAGCCGGCCACCTGCTTGCGCGGGCATTGGCTGAACCTCGATCTCTATGACAAGCTCGCGCCCTACAGCCATCGCTACCGGCTCCACGCCACCCTTTGCGAGGTCTTCCGCTCGGACGAGGCCTGCAACCCGTCCAAGCGGCGACTCGCCGAATGGGCTCACCTCGACGTCACGAGCCCGCGGGCGTTCGACCCGGCGTTCGGCGACGGACTCCTGCTCATCGTCCGCGCGCCACCGCCCGGGACGCTGGCCAGCCAGATCGACCTCCACCTCGACCGTGCGCAATTCGCGACCACGACGCTCAGCATCTGCGTCCCGTGCCGGGCCGCCACCCTCGACTACGTCCACGTCGCCGCGGGCTACCGGCTGCTCGGCTACGGCGGCACGCTCGTCGCGGCCGCCGTGGCCCGCGCTCCCGGTTACCGGTGGACCGCCCCGCTACCCGACGGACCGGTGGCCCAGTCGTTCCGGGCGCGCATCGCCATGCGCCGCGCCGAACCACCGTGCATCCACCGCGGTGACGGCGACGTCAGGCGGTAA
- a CDS encoding NUDIX hydrolase translates to MTAASEPALRVGARVLLLNRDDEVLLIHARDPDDPGHHWWELPGGGQDPGEKLEDTARREIAEETGLVIDEIGRKLWTRESRFTYRDRDHHRLDHVYLAHTDHDAPQVALRHTANERAGLIERRWWPATALAACVDRLLPAELPELVQSLLDGRFPDTPPALTA, encoded by the coding sequence ATGACCGCCGCCAGCGAACCGGCCCTGCGGGTCGGCGCCCGCGTCCTGCTCCTCAACCGCGACGACGAAGTCCTGCTCATCCACGCCCGCGACCCCGACGACCCCGGCCACCACTGGTGGGAACTCCCCGGCGGCGGGCAGGACCCCGGCGAGAAGCTCGAGGACACCGCCCGCCGCGAAATCGCCGAGGAAACCGGGCTCGTCATCGACGAGATCGGCCGCAAGCTCTGGACCCGCGAAAGCCGCTTCACCTACCGCGACCGCGACCACCACCGCCTCGACCACGTCTACCTCGCCCACACCGACCACGACGCACCGCAGGTCGCCCTCCGGCACACCGCCAACGAACGCGCCGGCCTCATCGAACGACGCTGGTGGCCGGCGACCGCGCTGGCCGCGTGCGTGGACAGGCTGCTCCCGGCCGAGCTGCCGGAGCTCGTCCAGTCGCTCCTTGATGGCCGGTTCCCCGATACTCCCCCGGCTCTTACCGCCTGA
- a CDS encoding endonuclease/exonuclease/phosphatase family protein: MPLTVLTLNVGNPALERARRQRYWLARRTEDVFVLTETGSGPGTHLIADSYRDAGWSVTYPDHPDKERGVMLLSRLESTVDPIGAAMTYLPARLAGIVVRTDRGPVRVLGAYVPSRDATEAKTTRKRAWIDAFHQAYDATADDVPVLLLGDLNVLEPGHVPPHPGQFAPFETAFYTELTQRHGLTDAFRALHPTAVEHSWARRADLGYRYDHAHAATPLIEHLASCSYLHDTRHGDPALTDHSGLAVELTLTATTPLITSDPAADHEATLF; this comes from the coding sequence ATGCCCCTGACCGTCCTCACGCTCAACGTCGGCAACCCCGCCCTCGAACGAGCCCGCCGCCAACGCTACTGGCTCGCCCGCCGCACCGAGGACGTCTTCGTGCTCACCGAAACCGGCTCCGGACCCGGCACCCACCTCATCGCCGACTCCTACCGCGACGCCGGCTGGTCAGTCACCTACCCCGACCACCCCGACAAGGAACGCGGCGTCATGCTGCTCTCCCGGCTGGAGTCCACCGTGGACCCCATCGGCGCGGCAATGACCTACCTGCCGGCCCGACTGGCCGGCATCGTGGTGCGCACCGACCGCGGACCGGTGCGCGTCCTCGGCGCCTACGTCCCCTCCCGCGACGCCACCGAAGCGAAAACCACCCGCAAACGCGCCTGGATCGACGCCTTCCACCAGGCCTACGACGCCACCGCCGACGACGTCCCCGTCCTTCTTCTGGGTGATCTCAACGTCCTCGAACCCGGACACGTACCGCCCCACCCGGGGCAGTTCGCGCCGTTCGAGACCGCCTTCTACACCGAGCTGACCCAGCGCCACGGACTCACCGACGCCTTCCGCGCGCTGCACCCGACCGCGGTCGAGCACAGCTGGGCCCGTCGCGCCGACCTCGGCTACCGCTACGACCACGCCCACGCCGCCACCCCGCTCATCGAGCACCTGGCCAGCTGCTCCTACCTCCACGACACCCGCCACGGCGACCCGGCGCTGACGGACCATTCGGGACTCGCCGTCGAGCTGACGCTGACCGCGACCACGCCGCTGATAACGTCCGACCCGGCCGCGGACCACGAGGCAACGCTCTTCTGA
- the tmk gene encoding dTMP kinase — translation MTAPRLPGKLVTFEGPGGVGKTTITKLVADMLDADGVPVHATTQPSSTSLGKLAREGTDVYLDMALACLCAADRHHQLATEILPALTAGKVVLCDRYVASSLVLQRLDGIPLDVVWALNHGVYRPDLVFALSAAPAVVERRLRARGTHSRFERPPGISFREAYGYLAATTFLHDQGWPIQVIDCAADPQMTADTIVDLIHRTLTESPACP, via the coding sequence ATGACCGCACCGCGCCTGCCCGGCAAGCTGGTGACCTTCGAAGGCCCCGGCGGTGTCGGCAAGACCACGATCACCAAGCTCGTCGCCGACATGCTCGATGCCGACGGTGTGCCCGTCCACGCGACCACCCAGCCATCCAGTACTTCCCTGGGCAAGCTTGCCCGGGAGGGCACCGACGTCTACCTCGACATGGCTCTCGCCTGTCTCTGCGCGGCCGACCGGCATCACCAGCTCGCCACGGAAATCCTCCCGGCTCTGACTGCCGGAAAGGTCGTGCTCTGCGACCGCTACGTGGCATCGTCGCTGGTCCTGCAGCGATTGGACGGGATCCCGCTCGACGTCGTCTGGGCGCTCAACCACGGCGTCTACCGCCCCGACCTCGTGTTCGCGCTCAGCGCAGCCCCGGCGGTTGTCGAACGGCGGCTACGCGCACGCGGCACACACAGCCGTTTCGAACGCCCTCCGGGGATCAGCTTCCGCGAAGCCTACGGCTACCTGGCCGCCACCACGTTCCTGCACGACCAAGGCTGGCCCATCCAGGTCATCGACTGCGCCGCCGATCCCCAGATGACAGCTGACACCATTGTCGACCTGATCCACCGCACCCTCACGGAGAGCCCGGCATGCCCCTGA
- a CDS encoding radical SAM protein, translated as MTVRPIAVAEQASSCYFRTTVDTPYRKALVQITERCNLRCAHCFVSATKHGKDMPLTEIVKKVVPRLADARVRRVTLTGGEPTIHPDFLGIVYAFRNAGIDVGICTNATELDDTLIRQLAEAGVHVNVSLDGFAADSHGLFRGDRASFDVTVTNVRKLAAAGLLQGLLCTPNSLAANEEYVRLCAFARANGARYVLLNPLGSMGRGVKSQRKLAKTTMHMQEIFELTAPFDGPDLDIAHIRFPNTDRKPLAGCEAGTIIYVFTPGEVTVCPYLVFAARTPISQHPDTDFIVGNIFTDRDLAARLDNYRFHDRFTVGANPTCTACSLEPACGKGCPAAVVAGGGRIGDIDTEQCPVVAEDHRLLPLDVA; from the coding sequence ATGACCGTCCGTCCGATCGCCGTCGCCGAGCAGGCATCGAGCTGCTACTTCCGCACCACCGTCGACACCCCGTACCGCAAGGCGCTCGTCCAGATCACCGAGCGGTGCAACCTGCGCTGCGCGCACTGCTTCGTCTCCGCCACCAAGCACGGCAAGGACATGCCCCTCACAGAGATCGTGAAGAAGGTCGTCCCCCGCCTCGCCGACGCCCGCGTCCGGCGGGTAACGCTGACCGGCGGCGAGCCGACCATCCACCCCGACTTCCTCGGCATCGTGTACGCCTTCCGCAACGCCGGCATCGACGTCGGCATCTGCACCAACGCCACCGAGCTGGACGACACGCTGATCCGCCAGCTCGCCGAGGCCGGAGTCCACGTCAACGTCTCCCTCGACGGATTCGCAGCCGACTCCCACGGCCTCTTCCGCGGCGACCGCGCCTCCTTCGACGTCACCGTGACAAACGTCCGCAAGCTGGCCGCGGCCGGTCTGCTGCAGGGGCTGCTGTGCACGCCGAACAGCTTGGCCGCCAACGAGGAGTACGTCCGCCTCTGCGCGTTCGCCCGCGCCAACGGCGCCCGCTACGTCCTGCTCAACCCGCTCGGCAGCATGGGCCGCGGCGTGAAATCCCAGCGGAAACTCGCCAAGACGACCATGCACATGCAGGAGATCTTCGAACTGACCGCGCCCTTCGACGGCCCCGACCTCGACATCGCCCACATCCGCTTCCCCAACACCGACCGCAAACCACTCGCCGGCTGCGAAGCGGGGACGATCATCTACGTCTTCACCCCGGGCGAGGTCACCGTCTGCCCCTACCTCGTCTTCGCCGCCCGCACCCCCATCTCGCAGCATCCCGACACCGATTTCATCGTCGGCAACATCTTCACCGACCGCGACCTCGCCGCCCGCCTCGACAACTACCGCTTCCACGACCGGTTCACCGTCGGCGCGAACCCGACCTGCACCGCCTGCAGCCTCGAACCCGCGTGCGGCAAAGGCTGCCCGGCCGCGGTCGTCGCCGGCGGCGGCCGCATCGGCGACATCGACACTGAGCAGTGTCCTGTCGTCGCCGAGGACCACCGCCTGCTGCCGCTGGACGTCGCATGA
- a CDS encoding LysR family transcriptional regulator has product MTDSEVAELLGFPAELLDTSLDQLRTLALVRATGSAQRAARVLQRSQSSVQKQLDTLNDAAMRLMGEALVAKQGRGKDFLFTGSGDEVVALAVTTLRSWTERVHGARRRVGSTITVGTTEFTVEFLGEVWPQLRDTFERRGIQLKIEHVRTRDLRAKLDAEQVDLVCGSFAAERGRGPDVPHDFLEWHRERVALLTNLSARELPDRPVARGALAELPLLTPTAGLLADFLTRWYGPEYRGKLRVVADIDALNYGLNLLSSRLMFGCLLTTERVADAAVEGRLPGANLRKIELGAGYDPELEIVTGIFARAGERQRYATDHPLNLLWNAFAEAAPAGRGAQHDSPGA; this is encoded by the coding sequence GTGACGGACTCGGAGGTCGCCGAGTTGCTCGGCTTCCCGGCAGAGCTGCTCGACACCAGCCTCGATCAGCTGCGGACGCTGGCACTCGTCCGCGCGACCGGCAGCGCACAGCGCGCCGCCCGCGTGCTCCAGCGGTCGCAGTCCAGCGTGCAGAAGCAGCTCGACACGCTGAACGACGCGGCGATGCGGCTGATGGGCGAGGCGCTCGTCGCGAAGCAGGGCCGCGGGAAGGATTTCCTGTTCACTGGCTCCGGGGACGAAGTCGTCGCGCTCGCCGTGACTACGCTGCGGTCCTGGACTGAACGCGTTCACGGCGCTCGTCGGCGGGTCGGGTCCACCATCACGGTGGGCACCACCGAGTTCACGGTCGAGTTCCTCGGCGAGGTCTGGCCGCAGCTGCGTGACACCTTCGAACGCCGGGGCATCCAGCTCAAGATCGAGCACGTCCGGACCCGCGACCTCCGGGCCAAGCTGGATGCCGAGCAGGTCGATCTCGTGTGCGGCTCGTTCGCCGCTGAGCGCGGCCGCGGTCCGGACGTGCCCCACGACTTCCTCGAGTGGCACCGCGAACGCGTCGCGCTGCTGACCAACCTGAGCGCGCGCGAGCTCCCCGACCGGCCGGTCGCGCGCGGCGCCCTCGCAGAGCTGCCGCTGCTCACGCCGACCGCGGGACTTCTCGCTGACTTCCTCACCCGCTGGTACGGCCCGGAGTACCGGGGCAAGCTCCGCGTGGTCGCCGACATCGACGCGCTCAACTACGGCCTCAACCTGCTGAGCAGCCGGCTGATGTTCGGCTGCCTGCTCACGACCGAGCGGGTCGCCGACGCCGCCGTCGAGGGCCGGTTGCCCGGTGCGAACCTGCGCAAGATCGAGCTCGGTGCGGGCTACGACCCGGAGCTCGAAATCGTCACGGGGATCTTCGCCCGCGCCGGGGAACGGCAGCGGTACGCGACCGATCATCCGCTCAACTTGCTCTGGAACGCCTTCGCGGAAGCTGCTCCGGCCGGCCGCGGCGCTCAGCACGATTCACCCGGCGCGTAG
- a CDS encoding Scr1 family TA system antitoxin-like transcriptional regulator, with the protein MIDNASLSHPSLYVLGRALRQHRNDRGLSLRELARQMGIGPATLSGWEKGERPIPAVRLGWIFGFLKIAATECQLLIRLHAESDRATYVESFDSDVTSLQQAYDRYTLRTFAWAPKVVPAPLQTFDYAHAVLGARAARPDDVDQEILTRQAQKLDRNPHHRYFLVLGAAALTLESVPPEVLQAQLKEITDPGTRRRIETRVVSSEARGASTIEPFMIYETAEKVFTVVLKHEHATIYLSDPATVAHYRSTFKMLHQKAAAYAPGESC; encoded by the coding sequence ATGATCGACAACGCATCCCTGAGCCACCCCAGTCTCTACGTCCTCGGCCGCGCGCTGCGACAGCACCGAAACGATCGGGGCTTGAGCCTCCGCGAACTGGCCCGGCAGATGGGCATCGGCCCGGCCACTCTTTCCGGCTGGGAGAAGGGAGAACGACCGATTCCCGCGGTGCGGCTGGGGTGGATTTTCGGGTTTCTCAAAATCGCGGCGACCGAGTGCCAGCTCCTGATCCGGCTTCACGCGGAGTCGGATCGCGCGACGTACGTCGAAAGCTTCGACTCCGACGTAACCAGCCTCCAGCAAGCCTACGACCGCTACACCCTTCGCACGTTCGCATGGGCGCCGAAGGTCGTCCCGGCGCCTCTGCAGACGTTCGACTACGCACACGCGGTTCTGGGCGCGCGCGCCGCCCGGCCAGACGACGTCGACCAGGAAATCTTGACCCGGCAGGCACAAAAGCTGGATCGGAATCCCCACCACCGGTACTTCCTGGTGCTGGGCGCGGCCGCATTGACCTTGGAGAGCGTTCCGCCTGAGGTTTTGCAGGCCCAGCTCAAGGAGATCACTGATCCGGGCACCCGGAGACGGATCGAGACCCGCGTCGTTTCATCCGAGGCACGCGGCGCATCGACCATCGAACCCTTCATGATCTACGAGACCGCCGAGAAGGTCTTCACCGTTGTCCTGAAGCACGAGCACGCGACCATCTACCTGTCCGATCCGGCCACGGTTGCGCACTACCGCTCGACCTTCAAGATGCTCCACCAGAAGGCGGCTGCCTACGCGCCGGGTGAATCGTGCTGA